A window of Cohnella herbarum contains these coding sequences:
- a CDS encoding UDP-N-acetylglucosamine 4,6-dehydratase family protein — protein MGIYTDKKILIVGGTGTIGYHLTKRLLQENPKVIRIFSRDEYKQYEMGLAFQEDANKLRFLIGDVRDQQRLARAMEDIDYVFHLAAMKHVPFCEYNPFEAVQTNVIGTQNVIQSAIQAGVEKVLFTSTDKAVSPSNTYGATKLTAERLISAAGYQKGSKVTSFASVRFGNVMGSRGSVIPLFKKQILEQQKVTITDLRMTRYMMTPQQAISLLMEANGMSYGGEVFVLKMPIVRLADLTEVMIEQLTKETPYHGDVRIEEIGLRPGEKLEEELMTVDEQHNVLETDLMYIIPPIYGQQIDKNSYSSGNWLSDKMKYSSNEIIGKEKLLDWLMYENLL, from the coding sequence ATGGGGATATATACGGACAAGAAAATACTTATTGTTGGCGGAACAGGAACAATCGGATACCATTTGACAAAACGATTGTTGCAAGAAAATCCAAAGGTCATTCGTATATTTAGTCGTGATGAATATAAGCAATACGAAATGGGACTAGCTTTTCAAGAAGATGCCAATAAACTCCGATTTCTGATTGGCGATGTTCGCGATCAACAGAGATTAGCGAGAGCGATGGAGGATATCGACTATGTCTTTCATCTGGCGGCTATGAAACACGTGCCATTCTGTGAATATAACCCATTTGAAGCTGTACAGACTAACGTAATCGGTACCCAGAACGTGATACAATCCGCGATTCAAGCAGGCGTTGAAAAAGTACTGTTTACGAGCACGGACAAAGCGGTGTCGCCTTCCAATACATATGGGGCTACCAAGTTAACTGCTGAGAGATTAATTTCTGCAGCGGGTTATCAGAAGGGGTCGAAGGTGACTTCCTTTGCTTCCGTTAGGTTTGGTAATGTTATGGGTTCTAGAGGGTCGGTAATTCCGCTATTCAAAAAACAGATTCTTGAACAACAAAAAGTCACGATTACAGATTTAAGAATGACAAGATATATGATGACCCCTCAACAAGCTATTAGTCTGTTGATGGAAGCTAATGGAATGTCTTATGGGGGGGAAGTATTTGTATTAAAAATGCCGATAGTTAGACTGGCAGATCTCACTGAAGTAATGATAGAGCAATTAACAAAGGAGACTCCTTATCATGGAGATGTGCGAATCGAAGAGATAGGACTTCGCCCCGGAGAGAAATTGGAAGAGGAATTAATGACGGTAGACGAGCAGCACAATGTACTCGAAACAGATTTAATGTATATTATTCCTCCTATTTATGGTCAACAGATAGATAAAAATAGTTACTCTTCGGGAAATTGGTTGTCCGACAAAATGAAATATTCTTCGAATGAGATTATTGGTAAGGAAAAACTTCTTGACTGGTTGATGTATGAGAATCTCCTTTAA
- a CDS encoding motility associated factor glycosyltransferase family protein, translating into MKKYAADNLMFLREQYPEIYKLVRNQTYNKELVAIEPAKNGQSNLLIPSEDGVGFHMYSKYDPELETKRWVESIDDNILNSNDVLVAGFGLGYHLDTLLVQHPDKRLYIYEPDLNVFLAAIETVDLRPILGSRQIAMFAIGNDEGVITELLIGMYKTLKGQFGFTVLPYCRKLAPDLESRLSDLIPKLALSYGTDVRTISHYKAEWLENMILNMERNLRTPTFFPLKDICHGMAAIIVGSGPSLGMEADILRELKKHVFIIAAGSSVQGLLHHGIEPHLIVSMDGGAPNQRVFEKLDVGHIPFLYIPSIKYEAIRDDRSPYLMHGFFDMDVVSHYFIDLTTEDGILASTSSVTGTCIQVAAHLGFAEITFIGQDFSYPGDRMYSDGVNHLIEWEKYGVVNSILSVESVAGYQNRTNHSMLNLKRDVEAVIGAFPNISFYNASTVGAVIEHTELKKFEEMIEEHQHHIIADDWFREKVVQTLSVFPEVRRQAILDKIKLTYLELADLHKKLKMLEKHIQFKSRDIQGWLQKFVALWSPVIEHTLYTKIFSFLLTAERNHTERHWSDMFNEADNELKHIKLIECISPLIVGLHELVPLMDIYITNLLEKLNERG; encoded by the coding sequence ATGAAGAAGTATGCAGCAGATAATTTGATGTTTCTTAGGGAGCAGTATCCGGAAATCTATAAGCTTGTTAGGAATCAAACTTATAATAAGGAACTTGTTGCCATAGAACCAGCTAAGAACGGACAATCAAACTTACTTATTCCGTCGGAAGATGGTGTGGGTTTTCATATGTATAGTAAGTATGATCCGGAGCTTGAAACTAAAAGATGGGTTGAGTCTATAGACGATAACATCCTAAATTCGAATGATGTGTTGGTGGCCGGATTTGGATTGGGCTATCATCTGGACACCCTTTTAGTCCAACACCCGGATAAACGTTTATATATCTATGAACCGGATTTGAATGTTTTTCTTGCAGCTATTGAAACGGTGGATTTAAGGCCGATTCTCGGGAGTCGACAAATTGCGATGTTCGCAATTGGTAATGATGAAGGTGTAATAACCGAATTGTTAATAGGAATGTATAAGACCTTAAAGGGACAATTCGGTTTCACTGTACTTCCTTATTGCAGGAAGTTAGCCCCGGACCTGGAGAGCCGACTTTCTGATTTAATTCCGAAGTTGGCATTGAGTTATGGCACAGATGTTAGAACCATCTCGCACTACAAGGCGGAATGGTTGGAAAACATGATTTTGAATATGGAGAGAAATTTACGGACGCCTACCTTCTTCCCTTTGAAGGATATATGTCATGGGATGGCGGCAATCATTGTAGGATCAGGTCCATCTTTGGGTATGGAAGCTGATATATTGCGTGAACTTAAAAAGCATGTCTTTATTATTGCTGCTGGTTCAAGCGTTCAGGGGCTATTGCATCATGGGATTGAGCCGCATTTGATTGTCTCAATGGATGGCGGTGCACCTAACCAACGCGTTTTCGAAAAGCTTGATGTTGGCCATATTCCCTTCTTATATATCCCGAGTATTAAATATGAGGCGATCAGGGATGATCGGTCTCCGTATTTGATGCATGGATTTTTCGATATGGATGTTGTTTCTCATTATTTCATAGATTTAACAACAGAAGATGGAATTCTTGCTTCTACTTCTTCTGTTACAGGGACTTGTATTCAAGTTGCGGCGCATCTTGGATTTGCAGAGATTACATTTATAGGTCAGGACTTCTCCTATCCTGGTGATAGAATGTATTCAGATGGAGTTAATCACCTTATTGAGTGGGAGAAATATGGGGTTGTCAATTCCATACTCTCGGTAGAAAGTGTAGCTGGTTATCAAAATAGAACGAACCATTCCATGTTAAATCTCAAAAGAGATGTGGAAGCCGTGATCGGGGCTTTTCCGAATATTTCATTTTATAATGCATCAACCGTAGGAGCGGTGATTGAACATACCGAGCTTAAGAAATTTGAGGAAATGATTGAGGAGCACCAACATCACATAATCGCCGATGATTGGTTTAGAGAAAAAGTAGTTCAGACATTATCTGTTTTCCCAGAAGTAAGAAGGCAGGCGATCTTAGATAAAATTAAACTTACATATCTAGAGTTAGCGGACTTGCATAAGAAGTTAAAGATGTTGGAAAAGCATATTCAGTTCAAATCGAGGGATATTCAAGGTTGGTTACAAAAATTTGTAGCACTCTGGTCACCGGTTATAGAACATACGTTATATACAAAGATATTTTCGTTCCTGTTAACTGCTGAGAGAAATCATACGGAACGTCATTGGAGCGATATGTTTAACGAGGCGGATAATGAACTGAAGCACATTAAGTTGATAGAATGTATTAGCCCCTTAATAGTAGGTCTACATGAACTTGTTCCTCTTATGGATATCTATATAACAAATCTACTAGAGAAGCTCAATGAAAGAGGATAG
- a CDS encoding flagellin N-terminal helical domain-containing protein — translation MYINTNVSAINAHRNLGSNNTQMGKTMEKLSSGYRINRAADDAAGLAISEKMRYQIGGYNQAISNAQDGISLIQTAEGALTEVHSMLQRLNVLANQASNGTLAESDREKIGLEVTALVAEIDNIATSLKFNGISLLNGTQSSVSFQVGFEANTTISVSLGSGMQASKIGVGSLDVSTASGAQTAIAAIQSAISVVSQRRAEFGAVQNRLEHTINNVGVNSENLSASESRIRNADMAKEMTDFTRRQILVQAGTAMLAQANSVPQNVLRLLG, via the coding sequence ATGTACATTAACACAAACGTTAGTGCAATCAACGCTCATCGCAACTTGGGATCCAACAACACCCAAATGGGCAAAACAATGGAAAAACTTTCTTCCGGTTACCGTATCAACCGCGCTGCTGACGATGCTGCAGGTTTGGCGATTTCCGAAAAAATGCGTTACCAAATCGGCGGTTACAACCAAGCGATCAGCAATGCTCAAGACGGTATCTCCTTGATCCAAACTGCAGAGGGTGCGCTTACTGAAGTTCACTCCATGTTGCAACGTCTGAACGTATTGGCTAACCAAGCTTCCAACGGAACATTGGCTGAATCCGACCGCGAGAAAATCGGTCTGGAAGTAACTGCGCTTGTTGCTGAAATCGACAACATTGCTACTAGCTTGAAGTTCAATGGCATCAGCTTATTGAATGGAACTCAATCCAGCGTATCTTTCCAAGTTGGTTTCGAAGCTAACACGACAATCTCCGTATCTTTGGGTAGCGGTATGCAAGCATCCAAAATCGGCGTTGGTAGCCTTGATGTAAGTACTGCAAGCGGTGCTCAAACAGCAATTGCTGCTATTCAATCCGCAATCAGCGTTGTATCGCAACGTCGTGCTGAGTTCGGTGCTGTACAAAATCGCTTGGAGCACACGATCAACAACGTTGGCGTAAACTCCGAGAACTTGTCCGCTTCTGAATCCCGTATCCGCAATGCAGATATGGCTAAAGAGATGACAGACTTCACTCGCAGACAAATTCTTGTACAAGCTGGTACAGCTATGTTGGCGCAAGCAAACTCCGTACCGCAAAACGTACTTCGTCTACTTGGCTAA
- the fliS gene encoding flagellar export chaperone FliS yields MTVQHMPGYQAYQKNKYETASPHRLILMLYDGALTNINRAKQALDSSRQADAHKFIQKAQAIVFELMACLNEEQGDVIAKNLKEIYFYLVNQLTQANIHKQKELLLESETILGDLRQTWNQLGKEVANGNG; encoded by the coding sequence GTGACTGTACAACACATGCCTGGATATCAAGCTTATCAGAAGAACAAATACGAGACAGCATCGCCTCACCGACTTATTCTAATGTTATATGACGGAGCATTAACCAACATAAACAGAGCTAAACAAGCCCTTGATTCAAGTCGGCAAGCCGATGCTCATAAGTTTATCCAGAAAGCGCAGGCTATCGTGTTTGAGTTGATGGCGTGCTTGAACGAGGAGCAGGGCGATGTTATCGCTAAGAATCTTAAGGAGATCTATTTCTATTTGGTTAACCAGCTTACTCAAGCGAATATTCATAAGCAAAAAGAACTTTTGCTAGAGTCTGAAACTATCCTTGGCGATCTCCGCCAAACATGGAACCAGTTAGGGAAAGAGGTTGCCAATGGGAACGGCTGA
- the fliD gene encoding flagellar filament capping protein FliD, which translates to MSGISLNGLASGLNTGEMIESLMKLERIPYEKLGTKKSTLSEEQGLIRGINTKLVTLRSAVADLMYSTSYNLTSAKASDSSVFSVTATDQAVTGSYNVNVTQLAKKHVVSSGEFSKTGQDLTAGAKFNLFGSGGATAAEITIKGANNQEVLNNLKNDINAAKKGVTASIVETTPGKQTLVLTTDKFGADADIQFGTMPGTPDGHVYLDGSDALLKSLGIKKADNSLNTRQSAQNATAEVNGITVSSASNELKDIIPGVTINLLKENASSTITVATDTDKIAAKIQTFVDAYNDAITAVRSNSAKDAKMQGDSTLRTLQSELNELVNGQVKGTGAYKFLFEIGLEIDKGVTSGKEMTGKLTFDKNKFTEAYNKDPGAVADLFSSNAAAANKDKGIATRLYNGLFNWTKTGTGLLAYKVSGYDADLKTITQQMEDMNLRLTMKEKQLQKQFTAMETALSSLNNEKSWMSSQINSWG; encoded by the coding sequence ATGAGCGGAATAAGTTTGAACGGATTGGCGTCAGGACTAAATACAGGCGAAATGATAGAATCTTTAATGAAGCTTGAACGCATTCCATATGAAAAACTTGGTACGAAGAAGAGCACATTGTCCGAGGAACAAGGGTTAATTAGGGGTATTAATACGAAGTTGGTTACTTTACGGAGTGCCGTAGCCGACTTAATGTATAGTACTTCTTATAATTTGACATCTGCTAAAGCTAGCGACAGTTCTGTATTTAGCGTAACTGCAACGGATCAAGCCGTAACGGGAAGCTACAATGTTAATGTTACTCAATTAGCTAAGAAACATGTGGTTAGTTCGGGCGAGTTTTCGAAAACGGGTCAGGACCTAACGGCAGGGGCTAAGTTTAACTTGTTTGGAAGCGGTGGTGCCACAGCTGCCGAGATTACGATAAAGGGTGCCAATAATCAGGAAGTTCTGAATAATCTTAAAAACGATATTAATGCCGCCAAGAAGGGCGTAACTGCAAGTATTGTGGAGACCACGCCGGGTAAACAAACGTTGGTGCTGACAACGGATAAGTTCGGTGCGGATGCGGATATACAATTTGGGACAATGCCTGGAACCCCGGATGGTCACGTTTATCTGGATGGTTCGGATGCATTGCTTAAATCGCTCGGTATTAAGAAAGCCGATAATAGCTTAAACACAAGACAATCGGCTCAGAATGCGACTGCGGAAGTTAACGGGATAACGGTCTCATCGGCTAGCAACGAGCTGAAGGATATTATTCCCGGAGTTACGATTAACTTGTTAAAAGAAAATGCTTCCAGCACGATCACGGTAGCAACCGATACGGACAAGATAGCCGCGAAAATCCAAACCTTCGTCGACGCCTATAACGATGCGATTACCGCGGTACGCTCAAATAGTGCCAAGGATGCTAAAATGCAAGGCGATTCAACGTTGCGCACTTTACAATCCGAATTAAATGAACTAGTTAACGGTCAAGTCAAAGGTACCGGAGCTTATAAGTTCTTATTCGAAATCGGACTTGAAATAGACAAGGGTGTTACAAGCGGAAAAGAAATGACCGGTAAACTGACCTTTGATAAAAATAAGTTTACCGAAGCTTATAATAAAGATCCGGGAGCGGTTGCCGACTTATTCAGTTCCAATGCAGCTGCTGCTAATAAGGATAAAGGAATAGCTACTCGTCTATACAATGGATTATTCAATTGGACTAAAACCGGGACGGGATTATTGGCTTATAAGGTATCCGGTTATGATGCGGATCTGAAGACCATTACGCAGCAAATGGAAGATATGAATTTGCGTTTAACGATGAAAGAAAAGCAGTTACAAAAACAGTTCACTGCAATGGAGACGGCGCTGTCATCGCTTAATAACGAGAAGTCGTGGATGTCAAGCCAAATCAATTCGTGGGGCTAA
- a CDS encoding flagellar protein FlaG, producing the protein MASFGGVSGVQKTEMPKYEFGDQRNLAKDKYAGESTVEAKASTTSFVQKEDLTAFDISNLKEEEKKKLDEELKKMNDTLASSGKMLKFKYDEKAKATYVEVIDAESQKVLVSLPPEFLIDLSVRMKELIGMFLDKRL; encoded by the coding sequence ATGGCTAGTTTCGGCGGTGTTAGCGGTGTTCAGAAGACGGAGATGCCAAAGTACGAATTCGGCGATCAAAGGAACTTGGCGAAGGATAAGTACGCAGGAGAAAGTACGGTTGAGGCTAAGGCCTCGACAACTTCCTTCGTACAAAAGGAAGATTTGACTGCGTTCGATATTAGTAACTTGAAAGAGGAAGAAAAGAAGAAGCTGGATGAAGAGCTCAAGAAGATGAACGATACGTTGGCGTCTTCCGGGAAAATGCTGAAGTTTAAGTATGACGAGAAGGCGAAAGCGACTTATGTTGAAGTCATCGATGCGGAATCGCAGAAGGTTCTCGTAAGTTTACCGCCGGAATTTCTAATCGATCTTTCAGTCAGGATGAAAGAGCTAATCGGGATGTTTCTTGATAAACGGTTGTAA
- the csrA gene encoding carbon storage regulator CsrA, producing the protein MLVLKRKVGEKVMLGDSIEIQVLAVEGETVKLGFVAPRHIQILRKELYEGLLLENLQAGQPDSLQSSQVLGLLKSFNKLRSDKDEE; encoded by the coding sequence ATGCTTGTACTGAAGAGAAAAGTCGGAGAAAAAGTCATGTTGGGAGACTCTATAGAAATACAAGTGCTTGCAGTCGAAGGGGAAACCGTAAAATTAGGCTTCGTCGCTCCACGTCACATCCAGATCTTACGCAAGGAGCTATATGAAGGCTTGCTCTTGGAGAATCTCCAAGCAGGCCAGCCTGATTCCTTACAAAGTTCACAAGTACTCGGTTTGCTTAAGAGCTTCAATAAGCTGAGATCTGATAAGGATGAGGAGTGA
- the fliW gene encoding flagellar assembly protein FliW, translated as MAHQESIIHSERYGELRLSDNQIIRFDKGIIGLQEIGAYGLVAIEDSPFYILHALHEQLSFVLIPAEKAVEDYGFNIDAETIELLSIESYEDVVIFLIVNIIDDVLHVNLKAPILIAPNQRTGCQFIIHQSDYPIRLPLTGKEEN; from the coding sequence GTGGCGCATCAAGAGTCGATTATTCACAGTGAACGTTACGGCGAACTTCGCCTATCAGACAACCAGATCATTCGGTTTGACAAAGGGATTATCGGATTGCAGGAGATCGGTGCTTATGGACTTGTTGCCATAGAGGATTCACCCTTCTACATTTTGCATGCGTTGCATGAACAGCTTAGCTTCGTACTCATACCGGCAGAGAAAGCGGTTGAAGACTATGGTTTCAACATTGACGCCGAGACGATAGAACTGTTGAGTATCGAAAGTTATGAAGACGTTGTTATTTTTTTGATCGTCAACATTATTGACGATGTGTTGCACGTGAATTTAAAAGCTCCCATATTAATAGCTCCCAATCAACGTACCGGCTGTCAATTCATCATTCATCAGAGCGATTATCCGATCCGGCTTCCATTGACCGGCAAGGAGGAGAACTGA
- a CDS encoding DUF6470 family protein — MGIPKAQPVRTVTPPVEVKAGHIAAKLEIRNHQAEITTDWRQVWDELGLRRPSSFQREIEGKMAAEYAQDLAANVSQGDESGDLRRPSKPNIFGRQAYEDYMRKSRVEVAIDVAPKSPVKFDVRVHPPEIDVQTRPIAGTKT; from the coding sequence ATGGGAATCCCCAAAGCTCAGCCTGTGCGTACGGTAACGCCCCCGGTTGAAGTGAAGGCGGGACATATCGCCGCCAAGCTGGAGATCCGTAATCACCAAGCCGAGATTACTACGGACTGGAGACAGGTGTGGGACGAGCTGGGGCTGCGCAGGCCATCTTCTTTTCAACGAGAAATTGAAGGCAAGATGGCTGCCGAATACGCGCAAGATCTCGCTGCTAACGTTAGCCAGGGAGATGAGTCCGGGGATTTACGAAGGCCTTCCAAGCCTAATATTTTCGGCAGGCAAGCGTACGAGGATTATATGCGGAAGAGCAGGGTGGAAGTAGCGATTGACGTAGCTCCGAAGTCGCCCGTTAAGTTCGATGTCCGAGTGCATCCGCCGGAAATCGACGTGCAGACCCGTCCTATAGCAGGAACGAAGACATGA
- the flgL gene encoding flagellar hook-associated protein FlgL — translation MRVTSMMKTTQLLGNLRNMNSEINDWQNKLATGQKIHRPGDDPVGIGYQMRYDTELGRSEEFLENSRTGGGILKTMDSLMQQTNDVLKRAKLITQQASTGTVPADVRESIAAEMKQLKEQLVLIGNSSYNGRYLFNGQKTDQAPYTSGNAANDITDKGVYYLNISSSVSVPVSLTGEEIFGTAGDPDNTFKILEDTIDALEANDQTALLANMDRFDIGADRISKMWAEIGARTNRFELVENRILDQQVSLKELRGKVADVDMPDAIMQLKIQENVLQAALSTGARISQLSLIDFIR, via the coding sequence ATGCGGGTAACGAGCATGATGAAAACAACGCAACTATTAGGCAATTTGCGAAACATGAACTCCGAAATCAACGATTGGCAGAATAAGTTGGCCACGGGACAGAAGATTCATCGGCCAGGGGACGATCCGGTCGGGATTGGTTACCAGATGAGATACGATACGGAATTGGGCCGTAGCGAGGAATTTCTCGAGAACTCAAGAACCGGCGGCGGAATTCTGAAAACGATGGATTCTTTAATGCAACAGACGAACGATGTACTGAAGAGAGCGAAGTTGATTACTCAACAAGCTTCGACCGGAACGGTGCCTGCGGACGTCAGGGAATCTATTGCGGCCGAGATGAAGCAACTTAAAGAACAGTTAGTCCTCATAGGTAATAGTAGCTATAACGGCCGGTACTTATTCAATGGACAGAAGACCGATCAAGCCCCGTATACATCGGGTAATGCGGCTAACGACATAACCGATAAAGGGGTTTATTACCTAAACATTAGTTCGTCGGTTTCCGTGCCGGTAAGCCTGACTGGCGAAGAAATTTTCGGAACGGCGGGAGATCCGGACAATACCTTTAAGATATTGGAAGATACGATCGATGCTCTTGAAGCTAACGATCAAACGGCATTACTGGCGAACATGGATCGTTTCGACATCGGAGCGGACAGAATTTCGAAAATGTGGGCGGAGATCGGGGCGCGGACCAACCGCTTCGAACTCGTGGAAAATCGGATTCTGGATCAGCAGGTTTCCTTGAAAGAGCTTAGAGGGAAAGTAGCCGATGTCGATATGCCGGATGCGATCATGCAGCTTAAGATTCAAGAAAATGTCCTGCAAGCGGCGCTCTCTACCGGTGCTAGAATCAGCCAATTATCGTTGATAGATTTCATTCGATAA
- the flgK gene encoding flagellar hook-associated protein FlgK — protein sequence MRSTFHGLETSKRAILTQTTALTTLGHNIANASTEGYTRQRVNLSATRPLEASGMNRSVNPGQIGTGVQYDSITRVRDSFLDLQYRRENQTFSSWEVRNSTIRSIEGIINEPSGTGLSSVMNKFWNSWEVLNRDPTLLSARIDVVGSAVNFADTLQHVGKSLVNVSADIDSNISSKVNEANVITQEISQLNAFIRRTEAFGDNANDYRDQRDVLIDKLSAIVDVQVTETPEGEISILSAGVEVVNGDEFTLLTDANAETATAGQLHGYVQSKDEVSHITNQLNAMINTLVQGEAKVTLPNGYVTSTDMIADNDVTLSDGTVITAGSTIAAGSQIASEAKFTVQGFNGLHQLGYSQSDPATSGIPFFVTSDGTTTFDIMNIQVNPAIQQDTNLIAASGKYESNGAVNTTIKGNSDIAHALASLRDFAFSFPSALTNLTSGTTDDYFRAVTSDLGTRSANAERSMNNQQELVDSVMIRRQSVSGVSLDEEMADMIKFQHAYNAAARNMTAVDEMLDRIINQLGLVGR from the coding sequence ATGAGATCCACTTTTCATGGTCTTGAGACAAGCAAACGCGCCATTCTTACCCAAACTACGGCATTAACCACCCTGGGGCATAATATTGCGAATGCCTCGACCGAAGGTTATACGAGACAAAGGGTAAACCTCTCTGCTACGCGACCGCTTGAAGCGTCGGGGATGAATCGCAGCGTCAACCCGGGACAGATCGGTACGGGCGTTCAATATGATTCCATTACCCGCGTTAGAGATAGTTTTCTTGATCTGCAATATCGCAGAGAGAATCAAACGTTCTCCTCTTGGGAAGTTCGTAACAGTACGATCAGATCTATCGAAGGAATTATTAATGAACCGTCCGGTACGGGGTTGAGCTCGGTCATGAATAAGTTTTGGAATTCGTGGGAAGTGTTGAATAGGGATCCGACGCTATTAAGCGCAAGGATCGATGTTGTAGGATCTGCCGTTAACTTTGCGGATACTCTGCAGCATGTCGGCAAATCTCTGGTAAACGTAAGCGCGGATATCGATAGCAATATTTCTTCTAAGGTGAACGAAGCGAACGTTATTACTCAAGAGATATCGCAACTGAATGCCTTTATTCGGCGCACGGAAGCATTCGGCGATAACGCGAACGATTACAGGGATCAACGGGACGTGCTGATCGACAAGCTTTCGGCTATCGTGGACGTTCAAGTGACCGAGACGCCTGAAGGCGAAATTTCAATTTTATCCGCCGGCGTTGAAGTCGTGAACGGCGATGAGTTTACTCTATTGACCGATGCCAATGCGGAAACGGCTACAGCGGGGCAACTACATGGTTATGTTCAGTCCAAGGATGAAGTCAGCCATATAACGAACCAACTGAACGCGATGATTAATACGCTCGTACAAGGCGAGGCTAAAGTCACTCTGCCGAATGGATACGTGACTAGCACCGATATGATTGCGGACAATGATGTTACGCTATCTGACGGTACGGTGATCACGGCTGGTTCCACGATTGCTGCGGGTTCCCAGATTGCTTCGGAAGCTAAGTTCACCGTTCAAGGCTTTAACGGTCTTCATCAACTGGGTTACAGTCAATCTGATCCGGCGACTTCCGGAATTCCTTTTTTCGTTACGTCGGATGGAACGACTACTTTCGATATCATGAATATCCAAGTCAACCCGGCGATCCAGCAAGATACGAATTTAATAGCTGCATCTGGGAAATACGAATCCAACGGGGCTGTCAATACGACTATTAAGGGGAATAGCGATATCGCCCATGCTTTGGCGAGCCTGCGTGATTTCGCGTTCAGCTTTCCTTCGGCATTAACGAACTTAACATCTGGGACTACGGATGATTACTTCCGTGCCGTCACGAGCGACTTGGGAACGAGATCCGCTAACGCCGAACGGTCAATGAATAATCAACAGGAATTGGTCGACTCCGTAATGATCCGTCGCCAATCCGTTAGCGGAGTGTCGCTTGACGAGGAAATGGCAGATATGATCAAGTTCCAACACGCATATAATGCAGCCGCTCGTAATATGACCGCGGTAGATGAAATGTTAGATCGTATAATCAACCAATTGGGATTAGTTGGTAGATAA
- a CDS encoding flagellar protein FlgN: MAFQPLMDSLLQMHSLYAKLVELGHQKKDRIVHNQLSDLTLTLSHESKVLKSLAAADQVRLSALTAFQREAGLKEDPNMRLEDVATYCTGAANKQAIKEISMGMSEQIQALKTLNETNQLLVHHALDIVNHTLDLLVGSPEDEMVYRNPTQSGSYAKRNSYFDTRA; the protein is encoded by the coding sequence GTGGCTTTTCAACCTCTTATGGATTCATTGCTTCAGATGCATTCCTTATATGCGAAGTTAGTAGAGCTTGGTCATCAGAAGAAAGATCGAATCGTGCACAATCAATTAAGCGATCTTACGCTGACCTTGTCGCATGAATCGAAGGTGTTGAAGTCTCTTGCTGCCGCGGATCAAGTTCGACTAAGCGCTTTAACGGCCTTCCAACGGGAAGCGGGACTTAAGGAAGATCCGAATATGCGATTGGAAGATGTCGCTACATATTGTACGGGCGCGGCGAACAAACAAGCCATCAAGGAAATTTCTATGGGAATGTCCGAACAAATTCAGGCCTTGAAAACATTGAACGAGACGAATCAGCTTCTCGTTCATCATGCGTTGGATATTGTTAATCACACATTGGATTTGTTAGTAGGTAGTCCGGAAGACGAGATGGTTTACAGGAATCCAACCCAAAGCGGTTCCTACGCGAAACGAAATTCTTACTTCGATACCCGAGCATAA
- a CDS encoding flagellar biosynthesis anti-sigma factor FlgM, with protein sequence MKINDTQRIGAYRTYQQQNDARANQTTGKRRKDEVQFSAEAMEMLNSRQPAADPDRTKRIEQLKNDVATGNYHVEDKLIIEKLLPFFR encoded by the coding sequence GTGAAAATTAACGATACACAGCGCATTGGTGCTTACCGCACTTATCAGCAACAGAATGATGCTCGCGCGAACCAAACCACGGGCAAACGTCGTAAGGACGAGGTTCAATTTTCCGCGGAGGCTATGGAGATGTTGAATTCCAGACAACCCGCAGCCGATCCGGACAGAACTAAACGCATTGAACAGTTGAAGAATGATGTAGCTACTGGCAATTATCATGTTGAAGATAAACTCATTATCGAGAAGCTTTTGCCTTTCTTTAGATAA